A single window of Modestobacter italicus DNA harbors:
- a CDS encoding DUF4383 domain-containing protein — MTHALHLPHWSSSADGEEAGLVPAVHRIGAVVVAAVIAAFGVLGLVNGLAYFSTDGQRVAGLSSNGLLSTISLVTALVLVVAAFRSSRVASTTMLVIGVLFLVSALANLAVLETDLNVLAFSMANVIFSIVAGLVLLTLGAYGRVSGNLPPDSPYRAEGGGDVPDDEDTSQQLPETPAERAAERAMRDAELAVVEHRATPDQQRRVTAMAEVRTRADRRAVWMSFDRASLG; from the coding sequence ATGACCCACGCCCTGCACCTGCCGCACTGGTCCTCCTCGGCCGACGGGGAGGAGGCGGGGCTCGTCCCCGCCGTCCACCGGATCGGCGCGGTCGTCGTCGCCGCGGTGATCGCCGCGTTCGGCGTCCTCGGCCTCGTCAACGGCCTGGCCTACTTCTCCACCGACGGCCAGCGGGTGGCCGGGCTGTCGTCCAACGGGCTGCTGTCGACCATCTCGCTGGTCACCGCACTCGTCCTGGTCGTCGCGGCGTTCCGCAGCTCCCGGGTGGCGTCCACGACGATGCTGGTCATCGGCGTGCTGTTCCTGGTCTCCGCGCTGGCGAACCTCGCGGTGCTGGAGACCGACCTGAACGTCCTGGCCTTCTCCATGGCCAACGTGATCTTCTCGATCGTCGCCGGGCTGGTGCTGCTGACCCTGGGCGCCTACGGCCGGGTGAGCGGGAACCTGCCCCCCGACAGCCCCTACCGGGCCGAGGGCGGCGGGGACGTCCCCGACGACGAGGACACCAGCCAGCAGCTGCCCGAGACCCCTGCGGAGCGGGCCGCGGAGCGCGCCATGCGCGACGCAGAGCTGGCCGTGGTCGAGCACCGCGCCACCCCCGACCAGCAGCGCCGGGTGACGGCGATGGCCGAGGTGCGCACCCGGGCCGACCGGCGCGCGGTGTGGATGTCCTTCGACCGCGCGTCGCTGGGCTGA
- a CDS encoding tetratricopeptide repeat protein, which produces MTQPDARQPHDIDLHSEYLRADLFLAMGQPIEAAKVLEGVLEAEPDNQAALELLARSYFGSAQLTRAETSLTRLVELAPANGWARRALARTLERQSRAADATVHHRVADALGA; this is translated from the coding sequence ATGACCCAGCCCGACGCCCGTCAGCCGCACGACATCGACCTGCACTCCGAGTACCTCCGCGCCGACCTGTTCCTCGCCATGGGCCAGCCCATCGAGGCGGCCAAGGTGCTGGAGGGGGTGCTCGAGGCCGAGCCGGACAACCAGGCCGCCCTCGAGCTGCTCGCCCGCAGCTACTTCGGGTCCGCCCAGCTCACCCGGGCCGAGACGTCGCTGACCCGCCTGGTGGAGCTGGCCCCGGCCAACGGCTGGGCCCGCCGGGCGCTGGCCCGCACGCTGGAGCGGCAGAGCCGCGCGGCGGACGCCACCGTGCACCACCGGGTGGCCGACGCGCTCGGCGCCTGA
- a CDS encoding hemerythrin domain-containing protein, whose protein sequence is MLRASRSPSPLRVPGQAAAPDGPVDLATMYLVHWGFRRDLAAFAAAVPRTPVADLVTWNRLSRRFTLFADVLHKHHAGEDAGLWPLLAERGADPAALAALEAEHADLDPLLAGCTAGLRALAAGSVAPSTHPRLCAAVDGLQATLGAHLAHEERVGMVLVQQHLQQSDWDRVDRDHLATQYRARDVPAALGWVMAGLPTGAERHLALPHPAVLAAGRVLGRLRRRSDARTFGAGLGT, encoded by the coding sequence GTGCTCCGTGCGTCCCGCAGCCCCAGCCCGCTCCGCGTCCCCGGTCAGGCCGCGGCACCCGACGGCCCGGTCGACCTCGCCACGATGTACCTCGTCCACTGGGGCTTCCGGCGCGACCTGGCCGCGTTCGCCGCGGCGGTCCCCCGCACGCCGGTGGCCGACCTCGTCACCTGGAACCGGCTGTCCCGCCGGTTCACGCTGTTCGCCGACGTCCTGCACAAGCACCATGCCGGCGAGGACGCCGGGCTCTGGCCGCTGCTCGCCGAGCGCGGCGCGGACCCCGCCGCCCTCGCCGCCCTCGAGGCGGAGCACGCCGATCTCGACCCCCTGCTGGCCGGGTGCACGGCCGGGCTGCGCGCACTCGCCGCCGGGTCCGTGGCACCGAGCACCCACCCGCGGCTGTGCGCCGCCGTCGACGGCCTGCAGGCGACGCTCGGTGCGCACCTGGCCCACGAGGAACGGGTCGGGATGGTGCTCGTCCAGCAGCACCTGCAGCAGTCGGACTGGGACCGGGTGGACCGCGACCACCTGGCCACGCAGTACCGGGCGCGGGACGTCCCGGCCGCCCTGGGCTGGGTGATGGCCGGCCTGCCCACCGGTGCGGAGCGGCACCTGGCCCTGCCCCACCCCGCGGTGCTGGCCGCCGGGCGGGTGCTGGGCAGGCTGCGCCGCCGGTCGGACGCCCGGACCTTCGGCGCCGGGCTCGGGACGTGA
- a CDS encoding gluconate:H+ symporter, with the protein MTVLAAEVDHTSSQPLLVVAALLGIAVVVVLITVLKVHPFLALILGSAVLGVVAGVGVSDIVASFSAGVGSTVGNVGLLIALGAMIGGLLTASGGADRVVNRIVDRVSPRALPWAMGGVAALIGIPLFFEIGVVLLIPIVLLVAHRSEQPVLRVGIPALAGLSVLHGFVPPHPGPLVAIDALGASLGLVLLFGLVLAVPAVIVAGPVFGSFISRRLHVATPTALVGAAVGGRETGTAGAGTTDAEERDLLDTGDSARPAEGARRQPGFGATVATVLLPVVLMGLGAIGELTLDEGTALRTVSNTLGTPVIALLIGVVVAMFTLGTAVGFGRQRISDTIGGSLPAIAGILLIVAAGGGFKQLLVDSGISGLIADAAEGADLSPLLLGWLVAVGIRLATGSATVATITAAGIVAPLAEGLDSPTVALLALAVGAGSLFFSHVNDAGFWLVKEYFGMTVGQTIKSWSVMETLISVVGLIGVLLLNLVV; encoded by the coding sequence ATGACCGTCCTGGCCGCCGAGGTCGACCACACCAGCAGCCAGCCGCTGCTCGTGGTCGCCGCCCTGCTCGGCATCGCCGTGGTGGTCGTGCTGATCACCGTGCTCAAGGTGCACCCGTTCCTCGCGCTGATCCTGGGGTCGGCGGTGCTCGGGGTGGTGGCCGGGGTGGGGGTCAGCGACATCGTCGCCAGCTTCTCCGCAGGGGTCGGCTCCACCGTCGGCAACGTCGGGCTGCTCATCGCGCTCGGCGCCATGATCGGGGGCCTGCTCACCGCCTCGGGTGGCGCCGACCGGGTGGTCAACCGGATCGTCGACCGGGTCAGCCCGCGGGCGCTCCCGTGGGCGATGGGCGGGGTGGCGGCGCTGATCGGCATCCCGCTGTTCTTCGAGATCGGCGTGGTCCTGCTCATCCCGATCGTGCTGCTGGTCGCCCACCGCAGCGAGCAGCCGGTGCTCCGGGTCGGCATCCCCGCCCTGGCCGGGCTGTCGGTGCTGCACGGGTTCGTCCCCCCGCACCCGGGGCCGCTCGTCGCCATCGACGCGCTCGGCGCCAGCCTGGGCCTGGTGCTGCTGTTCGGGCTGGTCCTGGCGGTCCCGGCGGTCATCGTCGCCGGGCCGGTGTTCGGCAGCTTCATCAGCAGGCGGCTGCACGTGGCCACCCCGACCGCGCTGGTCGGCGCGGCGGTGGGCGGCCGGGAGACCGGCACGGCCGGCGCCGGGACGACGGACGCCGAGGAGCGCGACCTCCTCGACACCGGCGACAGCGCCCGCCCCGCCGAGGGCGCCCGCCGTCAGCCCGGTTTCGGGGCCACGGTCGCCACCGTGCTGCTGCCGGTGGTGCTGATGGGCCTCGGCGCCATCGGCGAGCTGACCCTCGACGAGGGCACCGCGCTGCGGACGGTCTCCAACACGCTGGGCACCCCGGTCATCGCCCTGCTGATCGGCGTCGTGGTCGCCATGTTCACCCTCGGGACGGCGGTCGGCTTCGGCCGGCAGCGCATCTCGGACACGATCGGCGGCTCGCTGCCCGCCATCGCCGGCATCCTGCTGATCGTCGCCGCCGGCGGCGGGTTCAAGCAGCTGCTCGTCGACTCGGGGATCAGCGGTCTGATCGCCGACGCCGCCGAGGGCGCCGACCTCTCCCCGCTGCTGCTGGGCTGGCTGGTCGCCGTCGGCATCCGGCTGGCCACCGGCTCGGCGACGGTCGCGACGATCACCGCGGCGGGCATCGTCGCCCCGCTGGCCGAGGGGCTGGACTCCCCGACCGTCGCGCTGCTCGCCCTCGCCGTGGGCGCGGGCTCGCTGTTCTTCTCCCACGTCAACGACGCGGGCTTCTGGCTGGTCAAGGAGTACTTCGGGATGACCGTCGGGCAGACCATCAAGAGCTGGTCGGTGATGGAGACCCTGATCTCGGTGGTCGGCCTGATCGGGGTCCTGCTGCTGAACCTCGTCGTCTAG
- a CDS encoding family 43 glycosylhydrolase codes for MPSPTSHRRTAAAGALLALGLLAPAFTGTAQAAPPPSAGAQASIEPVIDANFPDPDILVVDGVYHAYATNNEGQNVQHQTSTDLVHWTPQPDAAPVLGDWVGPCSFAPGGATDNCVWAPEVSAVEGGYALYYTARDESSQLQCIGVATSASPNGPFVPVGTEPLVCPTGQDGTPALGGAIDASTYREGGQLYLLWKADGNCCAGKTAIIYLQPLSADGTTLTGPPTELIRRDQPFEGNVVEAPTLVERNGTYYLFYSANDFAGGGYRTNYATSTSLTGPYVKSRTELMTTDRFQGDVRGPGGQDVVTNPDGSTSIVFHGWDPTYSYRAMYVSDLDWSATGVPSVAAASTRYQAEDGVVTNARVVADDTASGLAKVGGLDAPDSSVTVQVYAEKAGPATLGIRYANGSVDATGPVLATDTLTVNGRSAGTVTFLHTTWGNWQLLEQQVKLQKGWNTVTLTKATAFAEIDAIDVYAADHGPAPSAPPVVPATAVRYEAEDGVVTHARVVDDPNASAGAKVGGLDFADSSVTLQVFADKAGPATLGIRFANGSDRGGYPVESTDTVTVNGQDAGVVTFWHTRWDNWTTVEHPVKLQKGWNTVTLTRGTFYAELDAVDVY; via the coding sequence ATGCCGTCACCCACGTCCCACCGCCGCACCGCGGCAGCCGGCGCCCTGCTGGCGCTGGGCCTGCTCGCGCCGGCGTTCACCGGCACCGCCCAGGCGGCGCCACCGCCGTCGGCGGGCGCGCAGGCCTCGATCGAGCCCGTGATCGACGCGAACTTCCCCGACCCCGACATCCTGGTCGTCGACGGCGTCTACCACGCCTACGCGACGAACAACGAGGGGCAGAACGTCCAGCACCAGACCTCGACGGACCTGGTCCACTGGACGCCGCAGCCCGACGCCGCGCCGGTGCTCGGCGACTGGGTCGGCCCGTGCTCCTTCGCCCCGGGCGGGGCGACCGACAACTGCGTGTGGGCCCCCGAGGTCAGCGCCGTCGAGGGCGGCTACGCGCTGTACTACACCGCGCGTGACGAGAGCTCGCAGCTCCAGTGCATCGGGGTGGCGACGTCCGCCTCGCCGAACGGCCCCTTCGTGCCCGTGGGCACCGAGCCGCTGGTCTGCCCCACCGGGCAGGACGGGACGCCGGCGCTCGGTGGCGCCATCGACGCCAGCACCTACCGCGAGGGCGGTCAGCTGTACCTGCTGTGGAAGGCCGACGGCAACTGCTGCGCGGGCAAGACGGCGATCATCTACCTCCAGCCGCTGTCGGCCGACGGCACCACGCTCACCGGCCCGCCGACCGAGCTGATCCGCCGCGACCAGCCGTTCGAGGGCAACGTCGTCGAGGCGCCGACGCTGGTGGAGCGGAACGGCACCTACTACCTCTTCTACTCGGCGAACGACTTCGCCGGGGGCGGGTACCGCACCAACTACGCCACGTCGACCAGCCTCACCGGGCCGTACGTGAAGTCGCGCACCGAGCTGATGACCACCGACCGGTTCCAGGGCGACGTCCGGGGCCCCGGGGGTCAGGACGTCGTCACCAACCCCGACGGCAGCACCTCGATCGTCTTCCACGGCTGGGACCCGACCTACTCCTACCGCGCGATGTACGTCAGCGACCTGGACTGGTCCGCGACCGGCGTCCCGTCGGTCGCGGCGGCCTCGACCCGCTACCAGGCCGAGGACGGCGTGGTCACGAACGCGCGGGTCGTGGCCGACGACACCGCCTCCGGGCTGGCCAAGGTCGGCGGGCTGGACGCTCCGGACAGCTCGGTGACGGTGCAGGTGTACGCGGAGAAGGCCGGACCGGCGACGCTGGGCATCCGCTACGCCAACGGGTCGGTGGACGCGACCGGCCCGGTGCTGGCGACCGACACCCTCACGGTGAACGGCCGCAGCGCCGGCACGGTGACCTTCCTGCACACCACCTGGGGCAACTGGCAGCTGCTGGAGCAGCAGGTGAAGCTGCAGAAGGGCTGGAACACGGTCACCCTGACCAAGGCCACGGCCTTCGCCGAGATCGACGCGATCGACGTGTACGCCGCCGACCACGGCCCCGCCCCGAGCGCCCCGCCGGTGGTCCCGGCGACCGCCGTCCGGTACGAGGCCGAGGACGGCGTGGTCACCCACGCCCGGGTCGTCGACGACCCCAACGCCTCGGCCGGGGCCAAGGTCGGCGGTCTGGACTTCGCCGACAGCTCCGTCACCCTGCAGGTGTTCGCGGACAAGGCCGGGCCGGCGACGCTCGGCATCCGCTTCGCCAACGGCTCGGACCGGGGCGGCTACCCGGTCGAGTCGACCGACACCGTCACGGTCAACGGCCAGGACGCCGGCGTGGTCACCTTCTGGCACACGCGCTGGGACAACTGGACGACGGTGGAGCACCCGGTGAAGCTGCAGAAGGGCTGGAACACGGTCACCCTGACCCGCGGCACCTTCTACGCCGAGCTGGACGCGGTCGACGTGTACTGA
- a CDS encoding FKBP-type peptidyl-prolyl cis-trans isomerase, whose protein sequence is MNRRTAPRLLLTLAVAVSLTACGGDDEGSSAASGGTSSSCESRPPTTEAPAGVSADLAVKPEAPCYDAAPPADLVVSDVVVGTGAEAVAGSTATMKYVGAFYETGEEFDSSWSRGADETFPVTVGAGQVIEGFDQAVEGMQVGGRRMVVIPSDLGYGPNGSGPIPGDATLVFIIDCVGVA, encoded by the coding sequence ATGAACCGCCGCACCGCCCCGCGCCTGCTGCTCACCCTCGCCGTCGCCGTCTCGCTGACCGCGTGCGGCGGGGACGACGAGGGCTCCTCCGCCGCCTCGGGTGGGACGTCCTCGTCGTGCGAGAGCCGGCCGCCGACGACGGAGGCCCCGGCCGGGGTCTCGGCCGACCTCGCGGTGAAGCCGGAGGCGCCCTGCTACGACGCCGCGCCCCCGGCCGACCTGGTGGTCAGCGACGTGGTGGTCGGCACCGGCGCGGAGGCCGTCGCGGGCAGCACCGCCACGATGAAGTACGTCGGCGCGTTCTACGAGACCGGCGAGGAGTTCGACTCCTCCTGGAGCCGCGGGGCGGACGAGACCTTCCCGGTCACCGTCGGCGCCGGGCAGGTCATCGAGGGCTTCGACCAGGCGGTCGAGGGGATGCAGGTGGGCGGCCGGCGGATGGTCGTCATCCCCAGCGACCTCGGGTACGGCCCGAACGGCTCCGGGCCCATCCCCGGGGACGCGACGCTGGTCTTCATCATCGACTGCGTCGGCGTCGCCTGA
- a CDS encoding CynX/NimT family MFS transporter: MASGTATGVRVGAAPRSGLLLAGILLIAANLRAAITSVGPVIEDVRTDLDIGGATASVLISLPLVAFAVVSPVAPALARRIGTERALGAALAVLAVATVVRSLPSTPALWVGTAFLGIAIAVINVLLPSLVKREYPDRIGQVTGLYSSVQGAAAALASGFAVPLAGTTQHGWRLALGIWAGLGLIALAVFLPQLRRRTVPPAATSAAVRHRSPWGSALGWQVTVFMGMQSTIYYTLITWWPSVERAHGVSAAAAGWHLFAMQVAGLLSNLATARLIPRFPDQRWLLLGATGLFATAIAGQLALPGASLLWIVVAGAGGGACIVLALSLFGLRTRDHHQAAALSGMAQSVGYALAAAGPILLGALHDATGSWTAPLVVLLGVLVVQAVAGVQAGRARLL; this comes from the coding sequence ATGGCGAGCGGTACGGCGACCGGTGTCCGGGTCGGTGCGGCCCCCCGCTCCGGGTTGCTGCTGGCCGGCATCCTGCTCATCGCGGCCAACCTCCGGGCTGCGATCACCTCGGTCGGCCCGGTCATCGAGGACGTCCGCACCGACCTGGACATCGGCGGTGCGACCGCGTCGGTGCTGATCAGCCTCCCGCTCGTCGCCTTCGCGGTCGTCTCCCCCGTCGCACCGGCCCTCGCCCGCCGGATCGGCACCGAACGGGCGCTGGGTGCGGCGCTCGCCGTCCTGGCGGTGGCGACGGTGGTCCGCTCGCTGCCCTCGACCCCCGCGCTGTGGGTGGGCACCGCCTTCCTCGGCATCGCCATCGCGGTGATCAACGTGCTGCTGCCGTCCCTGGTCAAGCGGGAGTACCCGGACCGGATCGGCCAGGTCACCGGTCTCTACTCCTCGGTCCAGGGCGCCGCCGCGGCGCTGGCGTCCGGGTTCGCCGTCCCCCTGGCCGGCACCACCCAGCACGGCTGGCGGCTCGCGCTCGGCATCTGGGCCGGGCTCGGGCTGATCGCGCTGGCCGTCTTCCTCCCCCAGCTGCGCCGCCGCACCGTCCCGCCAGCGGCGACGTCGGCCGCGGTCCGGCACCGGTCACCGTGGGGCAGCGCCCTGGGCTGGCAGGTCACCGTCTTCATGGGCATGCAGTCGACGATCTACTACACGCTGATCACCTGGTGGCCCTCGGTGGAACGGGCCCACGGCGTCTCCGCCGCCGCGGCGGGCTGGCACCTGTTCGCCATGCAGGTCGCCGGGCTGCTCAGCAACCTGGCGACGGCGCGGCTGATCCCCCGCTTCCCCGACCAGCGGTGGCTCCTCCTGGGTGCGACCGGGCTGTTCGCCACCGCGATCGCCGGCCAGCTGGCCCTGCCCGGGGCCTCCCTGCTGTGGATCGTCGTCGCCGGCGCCGGCGGTGGGGCGTGCATCGTCCTCGCCCTGTCGCTGTTCGGGCTGCGGACCCGCGACCACCACCAGGCCGCGGCCCTGTCCGGGATGGCCCAGTCGGTCGGGTACGCCCTGGCCGCTGCGGGTCCGATCCTGCTCGGTGCCCTGCACGACGCGACCGGCAGCTGGACCGCGCCGCTGGTCGTGCTGCTCGGCGTGCTGGTCGTCCAGGCCGTCGCGGGGGTGCAGGCCGGCCGCGCCCGATTGCTCTGA